The Rosa rugosa chromosome 3, drRosRugo1.1, whole genome shotgun sequence sequence CTGAAACAGGACGCCTCCACGTCTGAGAAGCCTCGATCGCTGGGCCGCCGTCCCTCGCGGGAAAAAGGCGACCACGCACCCTAACAACTCGTTGGCACTCCCAACGCCTCAAAGACCCTGGAACCTCTTTATCCTCCTCTGCCATAAAAAACCTGCACCGGGATCCCAGATGCGAAGGTTATTGACGGAGAAAGACACCGTTTGTCTATAATCTACTGGAGATCTATTCCCTGGAAAATGTACTTTCCTAGCGACACCGAGTGATCCCGATCGACAAGCTAAAGAGAATCGGGTGCAACAACCTATGGGTTGAAGGGAAGAGAGCCACAAACTCAAGGAGAACGCAGAATAGGCAACACAAGAAAGATTGGCCTCTGTGCAAGCCAAGGAGATCGACGAACTAAACCTTTGATCTAGGGTTTGCCGCTGTCGGAGAGGAGAAAAACAGTTTGCTCTCATTTTTCAGTCTAGAACTTAGAAGTTTAAAGTAGGAAAATAAAGAGCTTAATCTTAGTACTAAATGTAAAATCTTCGGTAAGCCCTTAGCATATCTGCCTTTACTTGAATCATGATAAAACTGTTCATGCTATTCACGTGACGGAGGTAATCAAAGTAGCTAATTCTCACTAGTCAGTAAAACTCGaaaaatcagttaattaaacaTCATGGAAGGGGTGAGATGAAAATCATGCAAATAAGATTTTGAGAGTTGGTTTGAGTGATTTTGTATTTGCTCTTATGTGGACATCCTCATCATTTTGACTAACTCTATAGTTGGATACTCTGATTTGTATATCCTTTCCTCAAAAGTCATACAATGTTATCGAGTTTAGAGGGAATATTACTTACTTTGAACCCCAAACAATACCAGCGTGCTAATTAAGACACACTACTGGTAAACAAGCCTGTTAATGTTGACAAGTACCAAACTTTTGCCACGCGAGTTATTTAgctgatatattttttttccagaGATTGTGTCACAATCATGagcaaaattcaatttcagtatGTAATAGACTGGTAGGTATTAGCCAGAGAAAGCGATTGAAATATATCAAAGATGGCCACAATAATCTGAACTACtgtatatataattaaataGCAAGGATAACAGCAGGTACAACTAAGTCTTcagcaacaaaagaaaaaggacgACTGAATACGTTTACATACCGAGATTTGAGCGAGATCATCACGAGATTTCACCTAATGTTCTACATAATACCTATTTGACCACACGTACAGTCACTTAATAGCAATATAACAAGGCAAACATTGTGTCAGTTGCCATATATAAATGAAGGATTCTGAGAGGTACATCATGAACATCACCATGTTGCAACAAGTACTCATTCTGGTGGTTCTTTTTAACGTTGTTTCATCAACTTCCATCATCAAGACGCTACCAGGCTTCTCCGGTGACCTCCCCTTCAAACTCGAAACTGGGTTGGTATTAATTTCTTCTACTGTCATCGATCTTATACTCTAtctaaataattatatatatcttCCTCTGTACTGTGAGTTTGTTAGTACATTTATTCTAACTTGACAAAGGAGATTGATTGGAAGTTTACTTGCATATTTAGGTACGTTGGAGTAGGTGACTTGGATGATGTGCAGCTATTCTATTACTTCATTGAATCTGAGGGTAGTCCTGAGTATGACCCTCTTGTGCTTTGGCTCACTGGTGGTCCTGGTTGTTCTGGGTTTTCTGCTCTTGTCTATGAAAATATAGGTACGTATTTAATTTTAACACATGTTCTACTATGTGATAAACATTTCCAAAGGATATATAATATAGAGAATTATTAGtctgagagttttttttttttcctcttataGTCAGAATATTCACGTTTTTTATtatgaaaagaaacaaaatataaattcaTTGTTTAACACAATTATTCATACTTGAAGTATACAAGAGCTGTAAATTTCACTAAATATGTAATTGAAGTGTATAAttgttcataatttcatatcgTATGAATTTCTTTTTAGTGTCGAATTGTGCTTATGTCTAAAACTACGTCGTTTTAAATttctatttaaattttaaattctaATGTCGTAATCTCAAAAAAATGAACTCTTAAAACTTAAAATGACCCCTTTAGAAGACAAGCACAAAACCCAATACTACAAATCAAGGAAGGATTCAATTCAAAAGTTCATAGATGAATGTGTTATTATGCCACAATAACACTTACAAAGACCCAATAACGGGAAATGATATAATGGAAGGCCGGCAATAaaggtaaaaaagaaaaatgtaataATGTTAGTGACAGAATAGAAATACAAAATAGATGCGTGTGTTGGTGGAATGGTAAGACGATGACTTCCTATTTAGAAGGTTAAGGGCGGAGGCACTATGGGGCACACTGGGTCACGGGACCCAGTAAACTTTTCTGACCAAATATATATTATACTGATACTACTTTTGCAACCTTGGAATGGAAATAAACTGTAGGAGGCAATAAGGTAATCACACCCGTTGCCAACCCATGAATTAAAAGCCATAATTAGGCTGATGTAAGCAACTCCTAAAAGGAGTAGTCAAAATGACCGAACTAGTCCTTCCAAACAGCAACTGTCAAACCATGATTCTTAATATATTATGCAAGTCCAttatcaacaaaataataataataataataattatctaTTGACATGCATGTAATttatgcctatatatatatatatatatatatatatatatatatatatacacagatcctatccagagcgatgcctcgctttgaaatttcagagcgaggttagggtttagggtcacttttcggtcgcatatccacatctcgaccgttcagtttttaggtactaatgtatagatcatctctgcaaaatttcagccaaattaatgatctttaaggtatctaactcgcttaaacaaatggacgaactgaatctgtccaacctgaaccgtactagctttaaggcagttatcaataccttaacgactatcaatttggctgaaattttgcagagatgatctatacattagtacctaaaacctgaacggtcgagatgtggatatgagaccgaaaagtgaccctaaactccaacctcgcactttaatttcagagtgaggcctcgctctggataggatctgatatacaaatcctatccagagcgaggcctcactctgaaattaaagtgcgaggttggagtttagggtgacttttcggtctcatatccacatctcgaccgttcagtttttaggtactaatgtatagatcatctctgcaaaatttcagccaaattaatgatctttaaggtatctaactcgcttaaatatatatatattacggTGAGTTAATTTTTTGTGAAATGTCGTAGTCAATTTATAGTTTCCATAGCACCTCTCCTCTTCATTCATGTATAAAATTTATaattctcaaaaacaaaattttctACTTTATTTCATATTGAGAAATACATTTTTACTAGTATAAATTATAAGACTAATATGAAATCTCATTGTAATAGATATAAATTTCAATTAATGAAAAAATAGCTAGAGCACTCTTTTTACATTTCCTCATTGCCTTGAAATCCCTAAAGCCCAAGTACCCCGTTTCTTTTGTATCACTTTCAGACCGATAAATTACCTCAATGGATTACCATTGTTTTCTTCAACAATCAACCTATTGATGTGCGCTGAACACTCTATTGCAGGTCCACTATCATTTGACCCTGCAAATTCCATTGGCAACAAGCCACAGTTGAAGTTGAACCCATACTCATGGACAAAGGTGCAGACTTTCTATTGCCCTCCAACTGTTTGTGTTATTGTCTAGTCTTATTGAACTCGGAACTGAACATTCAGAACTCAACAACCGAAAACTTTCAGGTCGCCAACATTATATTCTTAGATGCACCTGTGGGCACTGGTTACTCATATGCAAAAACTTGGGAAGGATACAGCAATATGAGTGACACATTATCAGCTGCAGAGACTTATGAATTTCTCAGAAAGGTGAGTTATTGCATTCCCATATTTCTAGTGATTTAAAATGGCTTCAAGAAATGACATGATTGAATGGTGGTTGTTCTTGCTTCTTAGCTACATTTTTGTGCTTCTATGTTGTGGTGCAGTGGTTTATGGAACACCCCAAGTTCCTCGAAAATGCACTCTATGTTGCCGGAGATTCTTATTCCGGCATTGTTCTTCCTATTATTGTTCAGGAAATATCTGATGGTAATACTCTTACATTTACTCTTTAATTAGTAAGCATTAGCTACCAAAAACACACAAGTCCTAGGAAATACACCGTCTTGTGCAAAATATTTTTGAATATCATACTCATGGGATATTCTGAGACAAAGTTAGTTTCCTGGTTTTGGCACATCAGTTGTGGCTGTTTAAACTGTTATTCTTCTGTAGGTAATGAAGATGGCCGTCACCCACCAATGAATATCCAAGTAATTCTTTTTCTGCCATTAGATTTTGAATAATTTCTTTCTTGTGTGCTTAACAGATTAGAAAGGTTCTTATATTGGATACAGGGATATGTGCTTGGTAATCCAGGAACAGACTTAGATGTCGATGAGAATTACAGAGTTCCATTTGCTTTCAGAAAAGCGCTTATATCAGATGAACTATACCAGGTGCAACACGCTAACACCCTtaaaattttgtttgtttcttctaGGTTGCATTTAGAGATTTGATTCTGGCTTTTGAAATGGTTCTGCATTATTTTCACGACtgtcaaaaattcaaaatatggtaACTTGACCAGAGTTTATTTGGACAAAAGTTTCACAGAGTTTTGTATGTTCTCGAATTCTCTATTAATTCTTCCTACACTACTTTTCTAACTATGGTTGTGGTTTTCATGTATTTCCaagtcactcaaaacaaatTGTAAGGGTGAGTATGTCAATGTTGATCCAAACAATGCGTTGTGTGTAGATGATCTTGACCAATACAATGAGGTGAGTGGAAAGAAATTAAAAGTACTGGTTTGTGCAAGTAATGTGGGAATTGGGATCAAGAAGTACTGACTTTACATTTGAATATGCAGTGTATCGCAGACATAAACAAAGCCCAAATATTGGAACCATATTGTACTGTTAATTCTCCAAATCCACTAGGGTCAGAGCGGGATTCAGAAGATCTCAATCAAGACTCTGTAAATCTCCTTTCTCTTCCTCAACTTTCCAGGCCATGGTGTCGAGTAAGCTCCCTCTGCAAGTATACTAGGATAACATGTTCACTCTGTCTTCGTTATATTCTAATTCATCAAAGCTTTGCCTAAGTGCCTAACCATATCTGCCTTGTTTTATGTAGAGTTACATTTATCGTTTCTCTTATATTTGGGCAAATGATAAAACTGTTCAAGATGCTCTTCACGTTCGGGAGGTAAGTTAATCAGCAGATTCTAAATTTACAGTAACGTCAAGTTCACATTCCAGTAACCTGGATAATTATCTTGATTTTAAAAATCATAATCAGGGAAGCATCAAGGACTGGCAGAGATGCAACAAGAGCTTATCGGCTTCATATATATCTGATGTTTCTTCTAGTCTGGTTTATCATCAGAACCTCATAAAAAAAGGCTATAGAGTTCTGATATACAGGTGCATAGAATATATTGCATAGCATATGTTCTATCCTTAATTATTTCCAATTTGCCTCAACCATAAACTTATCTGTTAACAGTGGTGATCATGACATGTTGATTCCATATTTGGGTACTATTGCTTGGATAGAATCTCTAAACTTGACAGTTGACAGTAGTTGGAAACCATGGTTCGTGAATGGACAAATCGCAGGGTTGGCGTCTATCCCAACTTCACTTTAACTTATCCTATTATTTCTTCTTGTGTTTCAGTTAAGTTTAAGCCTTATTTTATCCTCCCTTCAGATACAGAGTGCAGTATACATATAAAAAGTACCAGTTGACATTTACAACTATAAAGGCAAGAACCATCATGCACTTAAATTTTCCTTTGTAGTTTTCTTGAACAAAATGTTGACTACATTTCTCCTACATTCAGGGAGGGGGTCATACAGCTCCAGAGTACAAACCTGAAGAATGTCTTGCTATGATAAGTAGGTGGTTCACATTCTACCCTCTGTAGTCTGTAATTGCTAGATGCCTAGATGTATGGATTTGAAGTTTTTCTGAGTGAATTCTATTCTCTAGCAACATTTCCAAGATTAGTAAGATTCTAATATTCACCACAGTTCATTACTAATAATAACCGATTGGTAAATTCTTTCCTCTGTGTTTGGTTATGTGCCACTGTTTTGTTTAGCTCAAGTCTAGCAATAAGAAAAACATGACTTCAGATCGACATGAAGTTGTCAATTTTGGATATTACTCAACAAATACCAGAAAACGTACGTACATAACACATTGTATATCAGTCTATATAAACATGATGTCCAGACTCCAGAAACATATACATACAAGAATGAAGTCAGGTATGGAGTATGGACAACCAATGAATCACAACCTGATTTTCTACA is a genomic window containing:
- the LOC133739123 gene encoding serine carboxypeptidase-like 18 is translated as MKDSERYIMNITMLQQVLILVVLFNVVSSTSIIKTLPGFSGDLPFKLETGYVGVGDLDDVQLFYYFIESEGSPEYDPLVLWLTGGPGCSGFSALVYENIGPLSFDPANSIGNKPQLKLNPYSWTKVANIIFLDAPVGTGYSYAKTWEGYSNMSDTLSAAETYEFLRKWFMEHPKFLENALYVAGDSYSGIVLPIIVQEISDGNEDGRHPPMNIQGYVLGNPGTDLDVDENYRVPFAFRKALISDELYQSLKTNCKGEYVNVDPNNALCVDDLDQYNECIADINKAQILEPYCTVNSPNPLGSERDSEDLNQDSVNLLSLPQLSRPWCRSYIYRFSYIWANDKTVQDALHVREGSIKDWQRCNKSLSASYISDVSSSLVYHQNLIKKGYRVLIYSGDHDMLIPYLGTIAWIESLNLTVDSSWKPWFVNGQIAGYRVQYTYKKYQLTFTTIKGGGHTAPEYKPEECLAMISRWFTFYPL